One Corvus moneduloides isolate bCorMon1 chromosome Z, bCorMon1.pri, whole genome shotgun sequence genomic window carries:
- the KIF2A gene encoding kinesin-like protein KIF2A isoform X3 — MAAANFGKIQIGIYVEIKRSDGRIHQAMVTSLNEDNESVTVEWIENGDTKGKEIDLESIFSLNPDLAPDEDIEPGPETLPPPASSAKVNKIVKSRRTVLPSKNDPPARDNRVVGSARARPTQLPEQSSSSQQNGTVSDISPVQAAKKEFGPPSRRKSNCVKEVEKLQEKREKRRLQQQELREKRAQDVDATNPNYEIMCMIRDFRGSLDYRPLTTADPIDEHRICVCVRKRPLNKKETLMKDLDVITIPSKDVVMVHEPKQKVDLTRYLENQTFRFDYAFDDTAPNEMVYRFTARPLVETIFERGMATCFAYGQTGSGKTHTMGGDFSGKNQDCSKGIYALAARDVFLMLKKPNYKKLELQVYATFFEIYSGKVFDLLNRKTKLRVLEDGKQQVQVVGLQEREVKCVEDVLKLIEVGNSCRTSGQTSANAHSSRSHAVFQIILRRKGKLHGKFSLIDLAGNERGADTSSADRQTRLEGAEINKSLLALKECIRALGRNKPHTPFRASKLTQVLRDSFIGENSRTCMIATISPGMASCENTLNTLRYANRVKELTVDPSAAGDIRSIIHHAPNQMDDLETQWGVGSSPQRDDLKLLCEQNEEEVSPQLFTFHEAVSQMVEMEEQVVEDHRTVFQESIRWLEVEKLLLEMTEEVDYDVDSYATQLEAILDQKIDILTELRDKVKSFRAALQEEEQASKQINPKRPRAL, encoded by the exons GCCGAATTCACCAAGCTATGGTAACATCCCTAAATGAAGATAATGAAAGTGTAACTGTTGAATGGATTGAAAATGGAGATACTAAAGGGAAAGAG ATTGATTTAGAGAGCATATTTTCACTTAACCCAGATCTTGCACCTGATGAAGATATTGAACCTGGTCCAGAAACACTACCACCACCTGCTTCATCAGCCAAAGTAAACAAAATTGTGAAG AGTCGACGAACTGTGTTACCTTCTAAGAATGACCCTCCTGCCAGAGATAATAGAG TGGTTGGTTCTGCGCGTGCACGACCTACTCAGCTTCCCGAGCAGTCTTCCTCCTCTCAACAGAATGGTACTGTTTCAGATATATCTCCAGTTCAAGCTGCAAAAAAGGAATTTGGACCCCCTT CACGTAGAAAATCTAACTGTGTAAAAGAGGTAGAAAAATTGCAAGAGAAGCGTGAAAAAAGAAGGTTACAGCAGCAGGAACTTAGAGAAAAAAGAGCTCAG GATGTTGATGCAACAAACCCAAATTATGAAATTATGTGTATGATAAGAGATTTCAGGGGAAGTTTGGATTATAGACCACTGACAACTGCAGATCCT ATTGATGAGCACaggatttgtgtttgtgtacGAAAACGACCGCTCAATAAAAAAG AAACTTTAATGAAAGACCTTGATGTAATAACAATTCCTAGTAAAGATGTTGTGATGGTACATGAACCAAAACAAAAGGTGGATTTGACAAGGTACCTAGAAAACCAAACTTTTCGTTTTGATTATGCCTTTGATGACACGGCTCCTAATGAAATGGTTTACAG gTTTACAGCTCGACCATTAGTGGAGACCATATTTGAAAGGGGAATGGCCACTTGTTTTGCATATGGACAAACAGGCAGTGGAAAAACCCAT acTATGGGTGGCGACTTTTCAGGAAAGAACCAAGATTGTTCTAAAGGCATATATGCACTTGCAG CTCGAGATGTCTTTCTAATGCTAAAGAAGCCAAACTATAAGAAGTTAGAACTTCAAGTATATGCAACATTTTTTGAGATCTACAGTGGTAAG GTTTTTGACTTGTTGAACAGGAAGACAAAATTAAGAGTGTTAGAAGATGGTAAACAGCAAGTCCAGGTGGTGGGATTACAGGAGCGGGAAGTCAAATGTGTTGAAGACGTGTTGAAGCTTATTGAAGTGGGAAACAGCTGCAG GACATCTGGCCAGACATCTGCAAATGCACACTCATCTCGAAGCCATGCAGTGTTTCAGATTATTctcagaaggaaagggaaattgCATGGTAAATTTTCTCTGATTGATTTGGCTGGCAATGAAAGAGGAGCAGATACTTCGAGTGCAGATAGGCAGACTCGACTGGAAGGTGCAGAAATTAACAAGAGCCTTTTAGCACTCAAG gAGTGCATAAGAGCCTTAGGCCGAAATAAACCTCACACACCCTTCAGAGCAAGTAAACTTACTCAGGTGCTAAGAGATTCATTCATTGGAGAAAACTCACGTACCTGTATG ATTGCTACAATTTCTCCAGGAATGGCATCATGTGAAAACACTCTCAATACATTGAGATATGCAAATAG GGTAAAAGAGCTGACGGTTGATCCTAGTGCCGCAGGAGATATTCGTTCCATTATACACCATGCTCCCAATCAGATGGACGACTTGGAGACACAGTGGGGTGTGGGAAGCTCTCCTCAGAGAGATGATCTCAAACTGCTGTGTGAACAAAAC GAAGAGGAAGTTTCTCCTCAGTTGTTTACTTTCCATGAAGCTGTGTCACAAATGGTAGAAATGGAAGAGCAAGTTGTAGAAGACCACAGGACTGTCTTCCAG GAGTCCATTAGATGGTTGGAAGTTGAAAAACTCCTTCTTGAGATGACAGAAGAAGTAGACTATGATGTGGATTCTTACGCTACCCAACTTGAAGCAATTCTAGATCAGAAAATTGATATTCTGACCGAACTTAGAG
- the KIF2A gene encoding kinesin-like protein KIF2A isoform X2, with protein MAAANFGKIQIGIYVEIKRSDGRIHQAMVTSLNEDNESVTVEWIENGDTKGKEIDLESIFSLNPDLAPDEDIEPGPETLPPPASSAKVNKIVKSRRTVLPSKNDPPARDNRVVGSARARPTQLPEQSSSSQQNARRKSNCVKEVEKLQEKREKRRLQQQELREKRAQDVDATNPNYEIMCMIRDFRGSLDYRPLTTADPIDEHRICVCVRKRPLNKKETLMKDLDVITIPSKDVVMVHEPKQKVDLTRYLENQTFRFDYAFDDTAPNEMVYRFTARPLVETIFERGMATCFAYGQTGSGKTHTMGGDFSGKNQDCSKGIYALAARDVFLMLKKPNYKKLELQVYATFFEIYSGKVFDLLNRKTKLRVLEDGKQQVQVVGLQEREVKCVEDVLKLIEVGNSCRTSGQTSANAHSSRSHAVFQIILRRKGKLHGKFSLIDLAGNERGADTSSADRQTRLEGAEINKSLLALKECIRALGRNKPHTPFRASKLTQVLRDSFIGENSRTCMIATISPGMASCENTLNTLRYANRVKEFGISPSDIPFSQGSGSRSDLSPSYEYDDFSPSNTRVKELTVDPSAAGDIRSIIHHAPNQMDDLETQWGVGSSPQRDDLKLLCEQNEEEVSPQLFTFHEAVSQMVEMEEQVVEDHRTVFQESIRWLEVEKLLLEMTEEVDYDVDSYATQLEAILDQKIDILTELRDKVKSFRAALQEEEQASKQINPKRPRAL; from the exons GCCGAATTCACCAAGCTATGGTAACATCCCTAAATGAAGATAATGAAAGTGTAACTGTTGAATGGATTGAAAATGGAGATACTAAAGGGAAAGAG ATTGATTTAGAGAGCATATTTTCACTTAACCCAGATCTTGCACCTGATGAAGATATTGAACCTGGTCCAGAAACACTACCACCACCTGCTTCATCAGCCAAAGTAAACAAAATTGTGAAG AGTCGACGAACTGTGTTACCTTCTAAGAATGACCCTCCTGCCAGAGATAATAGAG TGGTTGGTTCTGCGCGTGCACGACCTACTCAGCTTCCCGAGCAGTCTTCCTCCTCTCAACAGAATG CACGTAGAAAATCTAACTGTGTAAAAGAGGTAGAAAAATTGCAAGAGAAGCGTGAAAAAAGAAGGTTACAGCAGCAGGAACTTAGAGAAAAAAGAGCTCAG GATGTTGATGCAACAAACCCAAATTATGAAATTATGTGTATGATAAGAGATTTCAGGGGAAGTTTGGATTATAGACCACTGACAACTGCAGATCCT ATTGATGAGCACaggatttgtgtttgtgtacGAAAACGACCGCTCAATAAAAAAG AAACTTTAATGAAAGACCTTGATGTAATAACAATTCCTAGTAAAGATGTTGTGATGGTACATGAACCAAAACAAAAGGTGGATTTGACAAGGTACCTAGAAAACCAAACTTTTCGTTTTGATTATGCCTTTGATGACACGGCTCCTAATGAAATGGTTTACAG gTTTACAGCTCGACCATTAGTGGAGACCATATTTGAAAGGGGAATGGCCACTTGTTTTGCATATGGACAAACAGGCAGTGGAAAAACCCAT acTATGGGTGGCGACTTTTCAGGAAAGAACCAAGATTGTTCTAAAGGCATATATGCACTTGCAG CTCGAGATGTCTTTCTAATGCTAAAGAAGCCAAACTATAAGAAGTTAGAACTTCAAGTATATGCAACATTTTTTGAGATCTACAGTGGTAAG GTTTTTGACTTGTTGAACAGGAAGACAAAATTAAGAGTGTTAGAAGATGGTAAACAGCAAGTCCAGGTGGTGGGATTACAGGAGCGGGAAGTCAAATGTGTTGAAGACGTGTTGAAGCTTATTGAAGTGGGAAACAGCTGCAG GACATCTGGCCAGACATCTGCAAATGCACACTCATCTCGAAGCCATGCAGTGTTTCAGATTATTctcagaaggaaagggaaattgCATGGTAAATTTTCTCTGATTGATTTGGCTGGCAATGAAAGAGGAGCAGATACTTCGAGTGCAGATAGGCAGACTCGACTGGAAGGTGCAGAAATTAACAAGAGCCTTTTAGCACTCAAG gAGTGCATAAGAGCCTTAGGCCGAAATAAACCTCACACACCCTTCAGAGCAAGTAAACTTACTCAGGTGCTAAGAGATTCATTCATTGGAGAAAACTCACGTACCTGTATG ATTGCTACAATTTCTCCAGGAATGGCATCATGTGAAAACACTCTCAATACATTGAGATATGCAAATAG agtaAAGGAATTTGGAATTAGTCCTTCGGACATTCCCTTCTCACAGGGTAGTGGCAGTCGCTCTGATCTGTCTCCTTCCTATGAGTATGACGACTTTTCTCCTTCAAACACCAG GGTAAAAGAGCTGACGGTTGATCCTAGTGCCGCAGGAGATATTCGTTCCATTATACACCATGCTCCCAATCAGATGGACGACTTGGAGACACAGTGGGGTGTGGGAAGCTCTCCTCAGAGAGATGATCTCAAACTGCTGTGTGAACAAAAC GAAGAGGAAGTTTCTCCTCAGTTGTTTACTTTCCATGAAGCTGTGTCACAAATGGTAGAAATGGAAGAGCAAGTTGTAGAAGACCACAGGACTGTCTTCCAG GAGTCCATTAGATGGTTGGAAGTTGAAAAACTCCTTCTTGAGATGACAGAAGAAGTAGACTATGATGTGGATTCTTACGCTACCCAACTTGAAGCAATTCTAGATCAGAAAATTGATATTCTGACCGAACTTAGAG
- the KIF2A gene encoding kinesin-like protein KIF2A isoform X4, producing MAAANFGKIQIGIYVEIKRSDGRIHQAMVTSLNEDNESVTVEWIENGDTKGKEIDLESIFSLNPDLAPDEDIEPGPETLPPPASSAKVNKIVKSRRTVLPSKNDPPARDNRVVGSARARPTQLPEQSSSSQQNARRKSNCVKEVEKLQEKREKRRLQQQELREKRAQDVDATNPNYEIMCMIRDFRGSLDYRPLTTADPIDEHRICVCVRKRPLNKKETLMKDLDVITIPSKDVVMVHEPKQKVDLTRYLENQTFRFDYAFDDTAPNEMVYRFTARPLVETIFERGMATCFAYGQTGSGKTHTMGGDFSGKNQDCSKGIYALAARDVFLMLKKPNYKKLELQVYATFFEIYSGKVFDLLNRKTKLRVLEDGKQQVQVVGLQEREVKCVEDVLKLIEVGNSCRTSGQTSANAHSSRSHAVFQIILRRKGKLHGKFSLIDLAGNERGADTSSADRQTRLEGAEINKSLLALKECIRALGRNKPHTPFRASKLTQVLRDSFIGENSRTCMIATISPGMASCENTLNTLRYANRVKELTVDPSAAGDIRSIIHHAPNQMDDLETQWGVGSSPQRDDLKLLCEQNEEEVSPQLFTFHEAVSQMVEMEEQVVEDHRTVFQESIRWLEVEKLLLEMTEEVDYDVDSYATQLEAILDQKIDILTELRDKVKSFRAALQEEEQASKQINPKRPRAL from the exons GCCGAATTCACCAAGCTATGGTAACATCCCTAAATGAAGATAATGAAAGTGTAACTGTTGAATGGATTGAAAATGGAGATACTAAAGGGAAAGAG ATTGATTTAGAGAGCATATTTTCACTTAACCCAGATCTTGCACCTGATGAAGATATTGAACCTGGTCCAGAAACACTACCACCACCTGCTTCATCAGCCAAAGTAAACAAAATTGTGAAG AGTCGACGAACTGTGTTACCTTCTAAGAATGACCCTCCTGCCAGAGATAATAGAG TGGTTGGTTCTGCGCGTGCACGACCTACTCAGCTTCCCGAGCAGTCTTCCTCCTCTCAACAGAATG CACGTAGAAAATCTAACTGTGTAAAAGAGGTAGAAAAATTGCAAGAGAAGCGTGAAAAAAGAAGGTTACAGCAGCAGGAACTTAGAGAAAAAAGAGCTCAG GATGTTGATGCAACAAACCCAAATTATGAAATTATGTGTATGATAAGAGATTTCAGGGGAAGTTTGGATTATAGACCACTGACAACTGCAGATCCT ATTGATGAGCACaggatttgtgtttgtgtacGAAAACGACCGCTCAATAAAAAAG AAACTTTAATGAAAGACCTTGATGTAATAACAATTCCTAGTAAAGATGTTGTGATGGTACATGAACCAAAACAAAAGGTGGATTTGACAAGGTACCTAGAAAACCAAACTTTTCGTTTTGATTATGCCTTTGATGACACGGCTCCTAATGAAATGGTTTACAG gTTTACAGCTCGACCATTAGTGGAGACCATATTTGAAAGGGGAATGGCCACTTGTTTTGCATATGGACAAACAGGCAGTGGAAAAACCCAT acTATGGGTGGCGACTTTTCAGGAAAGAACCAAGATTGTTCTAAAGGCATATATGCACTTGCAG CTCGAGATGTCTTTCTAATGCTAAAGAAGCCAAACTATAAGAAGTTAGAACTTCAAGTATATGCAACATTTTTTGAGATCTACAGTGGTAAG GTTTTTGACTTGTTGAACAGGAAGACAAAATTAAGAGTGTTAGAAGATGGTAAACAGCAAGTCCAGGTGGTGGGATTACAGGAGCGGGAAGTCAAATGTGTTGAAGACGTGTTGAAGCTTATTGAAGTGGGAAACAGCTGCAG GACATCTGGCCAGACATCTGCAAATGCACACTCATCTCGAAGCCATGCAGTGTTTCAGATTATTctcagaaggaaagggaaattgCATGGTAAATTTTCTCTGATTGATTTGGCTGGCAATGAAAGAGGAGCAGATACTTCGAGTGCAGATAGGCAGACTCGACTGGAAGGTGCAGAAATTAACAAGAGCCTTTTAGCACTCAAG gAGTGCATAAGAGCCTTAGGCCGAAATAAACCTCACACACCCTTCAGAGCAAGTAAACTTACTCAGGTGCTAAGAGATTCATTCATTGGAGAAAACTCACGTACCTGTATG ATTGCTACAATTTCTCCAGGAATGGCATCATGTGAAAACACTCTCAATACATTGAGATATGCAAATAG GGTAAAAGAGCTGACGGTTGATCCTAGTGCCGCAGGAGATATTCGTTCCATTATACACCATGCTCCCAATCAGATGGACGACTTGGAGACACAGTGGGGTGTGGGAAGCTCTCCTCAGAGAGATGATCTCAAACTGCTGTGTGAACAAAAC GAAGAGGAAGTTTCTCCTCAGTTGTTTACTTTCCATGAAGCTGTGTCACAAATGGTAGAAATGGAAGAGCAAGTTGTAGAAGACCACAGGACTGTCTTCCAG GAGTCCATTAGATGGTTGGAAGTTGAAAAACTCCTTCTTGAGATGACAGAAGAAGTAGACTATGATGTGGATTCTTACGCTACCCAACTTGAAGCAATTCTAGATCAGAAAATTGATATTCTGACCGAACTTAGAG
- the KIF2A gene encoding kinesin-like protein KIF2A isoform X1 gives MAAANFGKIQIGIYVEIKRSDGRIHQAMVTSLNEDNESVTVEWIENGDTKGKEIDLESIFSLNPDLAPDEDIEPGPETLPPPASSAKVNKIVKSRRTVLPSKNDPPARDNRVVGSARARPTQLPEQSSSSQQNGTVSDISPVQAAKKEFGPPSRRKSNCVKEVEKLQEKREKRRLQQQELREKRAQDVDATNPNYEIMCMIRDFRGSLDYRPLTTADPIDEHRICVCVRKRPLNKKETLMKDLDVITIPSKDVVMVHEPKQKVDLTRYLENQTFRFDYAFDDTAPNEMVYRFTARPLVETIFERGMATCFAYGQTGSGKTHTMGGDFSGKNQDCSKGIYALAARDVFLMLKKPNYKKLELQVYATFFEIYSGKVFDLLNRKTKLRVLEDGKQQVQVVGLQEREVKCVEDVLKLIEVGNSCRTSGQTSANAHSSRSHAVFQIILRRKGKLHGKFSLIDLAGNERGADTSSADRQTRLEGAEINKSLLALKECIRALGRNKPHTPFRASKLTQVLRDSFIGENSRTCMIATISPGMASCENTLNTLRYANRVKEFGISPSDIPFSQGSGSRSDLSPSYEYDDFSPSNTRVKELTVDPSAAGDIRSIIHHAPNQMDDLETQWGVGSSPQRDDLKLLCEQNEEEVSPQLFTFHEAVSQMVEMEEQVVEDHRTVFQESIRWLEVEKLLLEMTEEVDYDVDSYATQLEAILDQKIDILTELRDKVKSFRAALQEEEQASKQINPKRPRAL, from the exons GCCGAATTCACCAAGCTATGGTAACATCCCTAAATGAAGATAATGAAAGTGTAACTGTTGAATGGATTGAAAATGGAGATACTAAAGGGAAAGAG ATTGATTTAGAGAGCATATTTTCACTTAACCCAGATCTTGCACCTGATGAAGATATTGAACCTGGTCCAGAAACACTACCACCACCTGCTTCATCAGCCAAAGTAAACAAAATTGTGAAG AGTCGACGAACTGTGTTACCTTCTAAGAATGACCCTCCTGCCAGAGATAATAGAG TGGTTGGTTCTGCGCGTGCACGACCTACTCAGCTTCCCGAGCAGTCTTCCTCCTCTCAACAGAATGGTACTGTTTCAGATATATCTCCAGTTCAAGCTGCAAAAAAGGAATTTGGACCCCCTT CACGTAGAAAATCTAACTGTGTAAAAGAGGTAGAAAAATTGCAAGAGAAGCGTGAAAAAAGAAGGTTACAGCAGCAGGAACTTAGAGAAAAAAGAGCTCAG GATGTTGATGCAACAAACCCAAATTATGAAATTATGTGTATGATAAGAGATTTCAGGGGAAGTTTGGATTATAGACCACTGACAACTGCAGATCCT ATTGATGAGCACaggatttgtgtttgtgtacGAAAACGACCGCTCAATAAAAAAG AAACTTTAATGAAAGACCTTGATGTAATAACAATTCCTAGTAAAGATGTTGTGATGGTACATGAACCAAAACAAAAGGTGGATTTGACAAGGTACCTAGAAAACCAAACTTTTCGTTTTGATTATGCCTTTGATGACACGGCTCCTAATGAAATGGTTTACAG gTTTACAGCTCGACCATTAGTGGAGACCATATTTGAAAGGGGAATGGCCACTTGTTTTGCATATGGACAAACAGGCAGTGGAAAAACCCAT acTATGGGTGGCGACTTTTCAGGAAAGAACCAAGATTGTTCTAAAGGCATATATGCACTTGCAG CTCGAGATGTCTTTCTAATGCTAAAGAAGCCAAACTATAAGAAGTTAGAACTTCAAGTATATGCAACATTTTTTGAGATCTACAGTGGTAAG GTTTTTGACTTGTTGAACAGGAAGACAAAATTAAGAGTGTTAGAAGATGGTAAACAGCAAGTCCAGGTGGTGGGATTACAGGAGCGGGAAGTCAAATGTGTTGAAGACGTGTTGAAGCTTATTGAAGTGGGAAACAGCTGCAG GACATCTGGCCAGACATCTGCAAATGCACACTCATCTCGAAGCCATGCAGTGTTTCAGATTATTctcagaaggaaagggaaattgCATGGTAAATTTTCTCTGATTGATTTGGCTGGCAATGAAAGAGGAGCAGATACTTCGAGTGCAGATAGGCAGACTCGACTGGAAGGTGCAGAAATTAACAAGAGCCTTTTAGCACTCAAG gAGTGCATAAGAGCCTTAGGCCGAAATAAACCTCACACACCCTTCAGAGCAAGTAAACTTACTCAGGTGCTAAGAGATTCATTCATTGGAGAAAACTCACGTACCTGTATG ATTGCTACAATTTCTCCAGGAATGGCATCATGTGAAAACACTCTCAATACATTGAGATATGCAAATAG agtaAAGGAATTTGGAATTAGTCCTTCGGACATTCCCTTCTCACAGGGTAGTGGCAGTCGCTCTGATCTGTCTCCTTCCTATGAGTATGACGACTTTTCTCCTTCAAACACCAG GGTAAAAGAGCTGACGGTTGATCCTAGTGCCGCAGGAGATATTCGTTCCATTATACACCATGCTCCCAATCAGATGGACGACTTGGAGACACAGTGGGGTGTGGGAAGCTCTCCTCAGAGAGATGATCTCAAACTGCTGTGTGAACAAAAC GAAGAGGAAGTTTCTCCTCAGTTGTTTACTTTCCATGAAGCTGTGTCACAAATGGTAGAAATGGAAGAGCAAGTTGTAGAAGACCACAGGACTGTCTTCCAG GAGTCCATTAGATGGTTGGAAGTTGAAAAACTCCTTCTTGAGATGACAGAAGAAGTAGACTATGATGTGGATTCTTACGCTACCCAACTTGAAGCAATTCTAGATCAGAAAATTGATATTCTGACCGAACTTAGAG